AGCGAGTAGTTGTCCTCGCCCATCTTCAGGAGTTTCACGATGCGGGCGACGGTGCCCATCGTGTACAGGTCGGACGCGCCCGGATCCTCTTCCTCGGCGCGGCGCTGCGTCACGACGCCGATGACCTGGTCGTCACGGACGGCGTCCTTGATCAGCGCGATGGTCTTCTGGCGGCCGACGGCCAGGGGCAGCACACCGCCGGGGAAGAACACACTGTTGCGCAGCGGCAGGATGGGCAGCACCTGCGGGATGTCTTCCTTGTTGATGAGCCCCGGAGGGGCCATCGCGGTGGGCATGGCGCTGGCCGCGGTGCCCTTCTTCTTCTCGTCAGACATGGGAGTTCGGCCTCTTCCTTGCTTGAACCCGGTCAGCAAGCGGCCGGGCCGGTGAACCATCCGGTTGTTTTCTGCGGCGGATGAACCAACGTAACAACCAAACGGGACATGGCAAACGCGATGTGCGTTATTTCCGTGCCTCGTCGGCTGTACGACGCTCCTCTATTAACGGCCCAGAAGTCTCGCGTCCGGCGAAGGGGTGGGGCATGCTCGCCCCCTCTCACGCTTGATGCGGTGCGCGAGCGCGCGCCCCCGCACTGGAGGCCGATGTGAAGCTCCACACCTGCGCCCACCTGCTGTCGCTGTCCGCGCTCCTGGCGCTCGGATGCCACTCTCCCGTGGACGACGCGGGCTCGACGGTGCCCGACGCCTGCGAGGCCACCCCGCCGGTGCTGGCGCCCCAGAAGACGGACATCCTCTTCGTCATCGACAACTCCGGATCCATGGAGGAGGAGCAGCAGGGCATCGCGACGGAGCTGCCCGCGTTCCTCGCCGCGCTGAAGGAGGGCAGCGGCGTGGCCCAGGACTTCCGCGTGGGGGTCATCACGACCTCCGTGTACCAGCGGCTGTTGCTGGCGAACGGTGCGGACACCATCCGCTCCTTCCCGGATCAGGAGGGCCGGCTCCAGCCGGTGAAGGACGACGCCGGCAAGCCCACCGACGAGCGCTTCATCGAGGGCACGGATCCGCTGCTCCTGGACAAGTTCCAGCGCCTGGTGAACCAGGGCACGGCGGGCAGCGGGCAGGAGACCCCGTTCGAAGCGGTGCGGCTGGCGGTCGCCTCGCCCCTGGCCACCCGGCCCACGTCGGAGGGTGGCAACGCGGGCTTCCTCCGGGACGGCGCCCGCCTGCTGGTGGTGGTGGTGTCCGACGAGGAGGACTGCAGCTCCACGCAGCGTCCGCCGCCGGTGACGCTGGGGCTGGACACGTCCGTGGACTCCTGCACCGTGCAGGGGGACAAGCTGACCCCGGTGGCGGAGTACTACCAGGCCTTCCAGGGGCTGCATGACGGCACGGGCGCGTCGCGCGAGGTGCTGTGGGCGACCATCGGGCCGGTGGCGCTGTCGGACAAGCGCGCGGAGCTGACGACGGAGCTGGTGGGGAGCACGACCTACGTGCGCAACGTCGACTGCCCGACGTCCTACGGGCCCGGCTACCGGCAGAGCGACATGGCGAAGGCGTTCGACGCGACCCGGGCGAACCTGGATTCCATCTGCAAGCCGAGCTACCAGCAGACGCTGCTCGACATCGCGGCGCTGGCCACGGTGGCGCAGAGCGTGGACGTGGTGAACCTGCCGGATCCGCGCCTCGCGGTGGTGTACGTCACGCGGGCGGACGGCTCCGTGCAGACGTGCACCGCGGCCAACGGCGACTTCCGCTACGAGCCCTCCGGAGAGAATCGCTCCGCGCGCCTCTTCTTCCTGGGCCCGTGCCTGCGGCGCGTGGGCGACACGAAGGTGGAGGTGAAGGTGCTGTGCGCCGGGTAGCCCGGAGCTGATCCGCGCGCCGTACCCCGAAGGGCTCCGCGAAGGACGCGGGGCCCTTCTTCTTTGGCGCGGAGCGTGACCTGTCATGTCCGGTGCCACGTGAAGTGACGCGCGCGGATCCGACCCCTCCCATCGAGTGGAGC
This genomic stretch from Corallococcus macrosporus harbors:
- a CDS encoding VWA domain-containing protein; translated protein: MKLHTCAHLLSLSALLALGCHSPVDDAGSTVPDACEATPPVLAPQKTDILFVIDNSGSMEEEQQGIATELPAFLAALKEGSGVAQDFRVGVITTSVYQRLLLANGADTIRSFPDQEGRLQPVKDDAGKPTDERFIEGTDPLLLDKFQRLVNQGTAGSGQETPFEAVRLAVASPLATRPTSEGGNAGFLRDGARLLVVVVSDEEDCSSTQRPPPVTLGLDTSVDSCTVQGDKLTPVAEYYQAFQGLHDGTGASREVLWATIGPVALSDKRAELTTELVGSTTYVRNVDCPTSYGPGYRQSDMAKAFDATRANLDSICKPSYQQTLLDIAALATVAQSVDVVNLPDPRLAVVYVTRADGSVQTCTAANGDFRYEPSGENRSARLFFLGPCLRRVGDTKVEVKVLCAG